The proteins below are encoded in one region of Fimbriimonadaceae bacterium:
- a CDS encoding ribonuclease J: MSLVQVIPLGGCGEIGKNCTVLRQGDEAIVVDVGISFPHEEHYGVDIVIPDFHYLIENRDAIKGIFLTHAHEDHVGALSFLLPKLKVPVYATAFTAAMVRSKIEERAGLKDIDLRIVKPGETVTLDQLSVEFVRVTHSIPETCALAVRTGHGIVFFTADFKFDFTPIDRKTTDIGRLSELGQEGVVLMLSDSTNVDRPGWSPSESAVTPGFRKLFQQAEGRVLVTMFSSNIHRMQQVFDVAHATGRKVAVTGRRMENTIEICRSLQYLTIPSDTYVRMDDIAKYRPNQLAFLVTGSQAELMAALNQMSRGEYSRMKIVPGDTVLYSARPIPGNEGPIWRMVNRLHMLGAEVIMESESPIHASGHGYEDEIKMMVNLVKPYYIAPVHGEPRHQAHYSNLAFQLGYPEHRVFRMQNGDTLNMDDTKAWVGERVRAGDVLIDQHGNVPVTDKLLGERSALGHDGVIVVSLGADLERGAIVARPEAQARGYSGPTDVVEDALDTLCDALGEMRPDRARDRAAIEKLVVEVVGQTISRRCQQRPVVLPVVVEL; this comes from the coding sequence CGTCGACGTCGGGATCAGTTTCCCGCACGAAGAGCACTACGGCGTCGACATCGTCATCCCCGACTTCCACTACCTGATCGAGAACCGCGACGCGATCAAGGGCATCTTTCTCACCCACGCCCACGAGGACCACGTCGGCGCACTCAGCTTCCTCCTGCCCAAGCTCAAAGTGCCGGTCTATGCCACCGCCTTCACCGCGGCGATGGTGCGGAGCAAGATCGAGGAGCGGGCCGGGCTGAAGGACATCGACCTGCGCATCGTCAAGCCTGGCGAAACGGTGACGCTCGACCAATTGAGCGTGGAGTTCGTGCGGGTGACCCACTCCATCCCCGAGACGTGCGCGCTGGCGGTGCGGACGGGGCACGGCATCGTCTTCTTCACGGCAGACTTCAAGTTCGACTTCACCCCGATCGACCGGAAGACCACGGACATCGGCCGGCTGAGCGAGTTGGGGCAAGAGGGGGTCGTGCTCATGCTCAGCGACTCCACGAACGTGGACCGACCAGGCTGGAGCCCGAGCGAATCGGCGGTGACGCCGGGATTCCGCAAGCTCTTCCAGCAGGCCGAGGGCCGCGTGCTCGTCACGATGTTCAGCAGCAACATCCACCGCATGCAGCAGGTGTTCGACGTCGCGCACGCCACGGGGCGCAAGGTCGCGGTCACGGGCCGGCGGATGGAGAACACGATCGAGATTTGCCGGAGCCTGCAATACCTCACGATCCCGTCCGACACCTACGTCCGCATGGACGACATCGCGAAGTACCGACCGAACCAGCTTGCGTTCTTGGTCACGGGCAGCCAGGCGGAACTGATGGCCGCGCTCAACCAGATGAGCCGTGGGGAGTACAGCCGGATGAAGATCGTGCCGGGCGACACGGTCCTCTACTCCGCCCGCCCGATCCCGGGGAACGAGGGGCCGATCTGGCGCATGGTGAACCGGCTGCACATGCTGGGCGCCGAGGTGATCATGGAGAGCGAATCGCCGATCCACGCGAGCGGCCACGGCTATGAGGACGAGATCAAGATGATGGTGAACCTCGTCAAGCCGTACTACATCGCCCCGGTCCACGGCGAACCGCGCCACCAGGCGCACTATTCGAACTTGGCGTTCCAACTCGGCTACCCCGAGCACCGCGTCTTCCGCATGCAGAACGGCGACACGCTGAACATGGACGACACGAAGGCTTGGGTCGGGGAGCGGGTCCGCGCGGGCGACGTTCTGATCGACCAGCACGGCAACGTCCCTGTCACGGACAAGCTCTTGGGCGAGAGGTCGGCCCTCGGCCACGACGGCGTCATCGTCGTCTCGCTCGGCGCCGACCTTGAGCGCGGGGCCATCGTGGCACGGCCGGAGGCGCAGGCTCGCGGTTATTCCGGCCCGACCGACGTGGTGGAGGACGCGCTCGACACCTTGTGCGACGCTCTCGGCGAGATGCGCCCGGACCGGGCGCGCGACCGTGCCGCCATCGAAAAGCTGGTCGTCGAAGTGGTCGGCCAGACCATCAGCCGGCGGTGCCAACAACGGCCGGTGGTCTTGCCGGTCGTGGTGGAGCTCTAA
- the queC gene encoding 7-cyano-7-deazaguanine synthase QueC produces the protein MSRTGLEGSGKAAVVLLSGGLDSATCAGMALERGYRVAALTIDYGQRHRAELDAAQAVARALEISDHRVVTVDLRAIGGSALTADIGVPKTGLTEEIPVTYVPARNTVFLALALGLAEVVGAEAVFLGVNAVDYSGYPDCRPEFVAAFQALARLATKSGVEGRPLEVAAPLLHLSKVEIVREARRLGVPVELTVSCYDPGPGGAPCGSCDACRIRDRALTDA, from the coding sequence GTGAGTCGCACAGGTTTGGAAGGGTCTGGTAAGGCTGCGGTGGTGCTCCTGAGCGGCGGTCTCGATTCGGCGACCTGCGCGGGCATGGCTTTGGAGCGTGGGTACCGGGTTGCCGCCCTCACGATCGACTACGGCCAGCGGCACCGCGCCGAACTGGACGCGGCGCAGGCGGTGGCGCGGGCGCTGGAGATCTCCGACCACCGGGTCGTGACGGTCGACCTGCGGGCCATCGGCGGTTCGGCTCTGACCGCGGACATCGGCGTCCCCAAGACGGGCCTGACCGAAGAGATCCCAGTGACTTACGTGCCGGCCCGGAACACGGTGTTCCTCGCCCTGGCTCTCGGTTTGGCGGAGGTCGTGGGGGCCGAGGCGGTCTTCCTTGGCGTCAACGCGGTGGACTACAGCGGCTACCCGGACTGCCGCCCAGAGTTCGTCGCCGCCTTCCAGGCTCTTGCCCGCCTCGCGACGAAGTCCGGGGTGGAGGGCCGGCCTCTGGAGGTCGCGGCACCGCTGCTGCACCTTTCAAAGGTCGAGATCGTTCGCGAGGCGCGCCGCTTGGGGGTTCCGGTCGAGTTGACGGTCTCGTGCTACGATCCAGGTCCGGGTGGGGCCCCGTGCGGCTCGTGCGACGCCTGCCGGATCCGGGATCGGGCGTTGACGGACGCTTGA